In the genome of Rhodothermales bacterium, one region contains:
- a CDS encoding phosphatidate cytidylyltransferase has product MPASMSDTPIPYRFELIRKAIHLLAMALPLGMLVLERRPALAILAGLTVVALATEITRARSEAVRRAIEWLVGWMMRAEEKPPIGQIRLSGATWVLISALLLLVCFPARLAALAMMVFMAGDAAAALVGRRFGHHRWGLGPKTIEGTLGFMAAGSVVGLFLAEPVLWFGPAAAVLAGALELLPGPLNDNLQAPFLTAFALALTESLWLGVPFSFLPGAG; this is encoded by the coding sequence ATGCCGGCCTCCATGTCCGACACGCCCATTCCTTACCGCTTCGAACTCATCCGAAAGGCGATCCATCTGTTGGCGATGGCCTTGCCGCTCGGCATGCTCGTCCTCGAGCGGCGGCCGGCGCTGGCGATACTGGCCGGCCTGACGGTGGTTGCCCTCGCGACGGAAATCACCCGAGCGCGGTCGGAAGCCGTGCGGCGAGCGATCGAATGGCTCGTCGGATGGATGATGCGTGCGGAGGAAAAGCCGCCGATCGGCCAGATCCGGCTCAGTGGAGCCACCTGGGTATTGATTTCGGCGCTCCTGCTGCTCGTCTGTTTTCCGGCGCGTCTCGCGGCGCTGGCGATGATGGTGTTCATGGCCGGCGACGCTGCCGCGGCGCTGGTCGGCCGACGGTTCGGGCACCATCGTTGGGGCCTTGGCCCTAAAACGATCGAGGGCACACTTGGGTTCATGGCGGCGGGAAGCGTCGTCGGGCTTTTTTTAGCTGAACCTGTCCTCTGGTTCGGGCCGGCGGCGGCCGTGCTGGCCGGCGCCCTCGAACTCTTACCCGGGCCCCTGAACGACAACCTGCAAGCCCCGTTCCTCACCGCCTTCGCGCTGGCGTTGACCGAGTCGTTGTGGCTTGGGGTGCCCTTCAGCTTCCTGCCGGGCGCAGGCTAG
- a CDS encoding alpha/beta fold hydrolase → MAETALQRLLGLTPFPEPPLIKLRYPVVMMHGFGMVAALRRNGHLYDFAMDLRSRGVLAFAPNVPPYNPVPVRAAIWKDRLQQILERTGAEKVNLIAHSMGGLDARFLISREGFNDRVASLVTVATPHHGSAIASFLLDQPDRLRIWLADLANWLGTNTMREVEADFLTTVTDLAPAYMQDTFNRTVLDAPDVRYWSFAARAGKGTGMGISPFLRPLNAILYGREGINDGFVSVESARWGECLGILDADHAQQLGIQFPSRNSFDAFALYRQIAEMLSEKGL, encoded by the coding sequence ATGGCAGAAACCGCCCTGCAACGACTCCTGGGGCTCACTCCCTTTCCCGAGCCTCCGCTCATCAAGCTCCGGTATCCCGTGGTCATGATGCATGGCTTCGGGATGGTGGCCGCGCTCCGTCGGAACGGGCATCTATACGATTTTGCGATGGACCTCCGGTCGCGCGGTGTCCTGGCGTTTGCGCCCAACGTCCCGCCCTACAACCCCGTGCCCGTGCGTGCGGCGATCTGGAAAGATCGTCTGCAGCAGATTCTAGAGCGGACCGGCGCTGAAAAAGTAAACTTGATCGCCCACTCCATGGGCGGCCTCGATGCACGGTTTCTGATCAGCCGCGAGGGCTTCAACGACCGCGTGGCCTCCCTGGTGACGGTGGCCACGCCGCATCATGGCTCGGCGATCGCGAGTTTCCTGCTGGACCAGCCGGATCGCCTTCGGATCTGGCTGGCAGACCTCGCGAACTGGCTCGGGACGAACACGATGCGGGAGGTCGAGGCCGATTTTTTGACCACCGTGACCGACCTCGCGCCGGCGTACATGCAGGACACCTTCAACCGCACCGTACTCGACGCCCCGGACGTCCGTTACTGGTCGTTTGCGGCGCGCGCCGGCAAGGGCACCGGCATGGGCATCAGCCCCTTTCTTCGTCCGCTGAACGCCATCCTCTATGGCCGGGAAGGCATCAACGACGGGTTCGTGTCCGTCGAAAGCGCCCGCTGGGGCGAATGCCTCGGGATCCTCGATGCGGACCACGCCCAGCAACTCGGCATCCAGTTTCCATCCCGCAACAGCTTCGACGCCTTCGCCCTCTACCGCCAGATCGCGGAGATGCTGAGCGAGAAAGGGCTTTGA
- a CDS encoding polysaccharide deacetylase family protein, whose amino-acid sequence RYPLLFGDVGEEDLIASAFFWLSGWQEHTGPARDVHGRFPYEASLQALWGTACDPAVDVYRVILGERLARAGFVAIPTRWAGRNWAFCATHDVDYLRKWRPGIVFREMVEYPILNRRGVGPAERWARLQASVRQAATGRDPFRAALGRMVDVVLAHRGRATYFFKAGAHGPHDVAYSLKGSFIQTFFARLRREGFEIGLHPSYHAHDHLGLMREERDRLAAATAVRPASVRQHYLRHEAARTPALQLDAGFELDSTLGFSVHEGFRHATCHPFTQFDIAANTELPLWEIPLCMMEAALFNRRGLCVDEAVAVSRRLIYTCRRFGGVCVMLWHNTLWDEVEFPGWGRHFTDTLDAAVEAEGCLTSLHMALDAYR is encoded by the coding sequence CGATACCCGCTCTTGTTTGGCGATGTAGGGGAGGAAGACCTAATCGCATCGGCATTTTTCTGGCTTTCGGGATGGCAGGAGCACACCGGGCCGGCCCGGGACGTGCACGGTCGTTTCCCCTACGAGGCCTCGCTGCAGGCTCTTTGGGGCACTGCGTGTGATCCGGCGGTGGATGTCTACCGCGTCATCCTCGGGGAGCGTCTCGCGCGGGCCGGCTTTGTGGCGATACCCACGCGTTGGGCGGGCCGAAACTGGGCGTTTTGCGCGACGCACGACGTGGACTATCTCCGGAAGTGGCGCCCGGGGATCGTGTTTCGGGAGATGGTGGAATACCCGATCCTGAACCGGCGCGGGGTTGGGCCCGCCGAGCGCTGGGCGAGGCTGCAGGCGTCCGTGCGGCAGGCGGCCACCGGCCGGGACCCGTTCCGGGCGGCGCTCGGGCGGATGGTGGACGTGGTGCTGGCGCACCGGGGCCGCGCCACGTATTTCTTCAAAGCCGGCGCCCACGGCCCGCACGATGTCGCGTATTCACTGAAGGGTTCGTTTATTCAGACCTTTTTTGCCCGTCTGCGCCGAGAGGGATTCGAAATTGGGCTGCATCCCAGTTACCATGCACACGACCATCTGGGCCTGATGCGGGAGGAGCGGGATCGGCTGGCCGCGGCCACCGCCGTGCGGCCCGCCTCGGTGCGACAGCATTATCTGCGCCATGAGGCCGCGCGTACGCCGGCGCTCCAGCTGGACGCCGGTTTTGAGCTCGATTCCACACTCGGATTCTCAGTCCACGAGGGGTTTCGCCACGCTACCTGCCACCCCTTCACCCAGTTCGACATCGCTGCCAACACCGAGCTGCCGCTCTGGGAGATCCCGCTCTGTATGATGGAAGCGGCCCTGTTCAACCGCCGCGGTCTCTGTGTCGACGAAGCCGTAGCGGTGTCGCGCCGGCTGATCTACACCTGTCGGCGCTTTGGAGGTGTCTGCGTGATGTTATGGCACAACACGCTGTGGGATGAAGTCGAATTCCCGGGCTGGGGGCGCCATTTCACCGACACCCTCGACGCCGCCGTGGAAGCCGAAGGCTGCCTCACGAGCCTTCATATGGCGCTGGATGCGTATCGGTGA
- a CDS encoding Ig-like domain-containing protein gives MLLRPSKTFLSGILAGVAFWLVSPTEIAAAARERAVDPPTTTGISDVTVLEDAAPTAIDLFAAFADDIDADDALLYTVESVSVGGLFTTAVDGNAGLLTLTYLPNANGSAVVTLRATDTENLFVETSFSVTLTPVNDAPGFTPGGNITVNEDSGAQSFPNWATGLAAGPDNEDQELTFTLGVGTPSLFSVQPAISSTGTLSFTPAPGASGTSSITATLVDSEGTANGGTNSSDQETFSITIVAQLDPPTTSGIGDVSVLEDAASTGIDLFAAFQDPDDPDEALTFSVVGNSNPALFANLPIDPAAGTLTLDYAGNENGSAVLTVRATDPTDLFVETSFTVTVTAVNDAPFFTKGGDQSVGEDAGAQTVAGWASGIGAGPANEASQTLTFSTSAANSALFSTQPAVSAAGTLTYTPAPNLSGSTTVTVTLGDTGGTANGGVDTSAPQTFQITISDTNDPPTTSGIANVTVLEDAATTGIDLFAAFADPEDADNALSYSVQANTNAALFASAAISAGTLTLDYAADANGSASITVRATDTGGQSVETTFTVTVTPVNDAPSFTKGPDQSPSEDGPPVSVANWASAISPGPANESAQTLTFSISNTNTGLFTQQPALSPTGTLTYNVANNVSGTAIVTVILSDNGGTANGGVASSAPQTFTITVSNVNDAPTSSGIANVQDLEDAANRVVDLFAAFADTEDADNQLTYSVTANTNAALFSTTTVNGTAGSLTLDYAPDAFGSANLTVRATDTGGLFVETTFSVAVAAVNDAPSFVKGANQSVAEDSGAQQVAGWATGISVGPANEVGQTVSFLVSTPSTALFSAQPAITSAGVLSYTPAPSTSGTATVTVVLQDNGGVTNGGVDQSTAQTFTITITGVNDVPVAVNDAYTVTEGQSLIAAAGGSPPGVLDNDIDPDGQTLTATVIQPPQYASTWSFNTNGSFVYVHDGSENTVDTITYVASDGTATSNVATVTLTIREINDPPTTSGITGITVVEDAADTVISLFDSFSDPDDADNTLVYSVQANTNAALFESTAINASTGSLTLNYAPDANGAASLTVRATDPGGLFIQATFTVTVTAVNDAPTMTPGDNISIGEDEGPQSFPNWATGIAAGPSDEAVQTVSVSLTNDNPALFVVQPTLTINGANGTITFTPADNAGGVATVTILLSDNGGTVNGGANTATYTFTIAVNSDNDPPTAVAVPDSTVLEDAAPIDYNLYTIFGDEEDADDQLVFSIEGEVDSTLFDTFTIAGNPALLTITLLADASGDGSITVRATDTGGLWKQETIGLTVLPVNDAPTFTAGPDQALPQNAPLQSVPGWATDISAGPENETDQTIDFQLTTDNDALFVALPDISADGTLTYAPAPGDDVFGVATVTVTLVDDGGTTNGGKDASEAQTFQITIDRFNTAPNASEDNYLVRQGATLTVPAVAGVLANDADAEADPLTARLVSPPNNAATFVLNPDGSFSYRHDNSQTVGDSFTYAAFDGIDESDPTTVFIAITPSGTLSLPEIVVLEDAGDTTIDLRPAFAAQFPEGSILHYSLVTDPVPTFFREIAIDSLAGTVILSYATNQNGLASLSFRATTDGGTPRIASVTVTVLPINDSPIAVDDIAATIENEPVLVNVLANDVDPDGDDLLIQSFSSPDVGTVQPGIDGTFLYNPPADFTGRATFSYTVVDDSSATDRATVTITVFAGRFDIVDIGRATDDVSAAFGISNIGEIVGTSLLAGAPTQAFSSEQALETSAASTAYDVNDFGAAVGAHVFDGFLLAARWDSLGLTRLGAFDDRSSLAYGINNAGRIVGASTRAQSDVLQAFLWKEGRLHALQTAEGVESQAFDISERGLAAGYAGPSAVLWDDVTVARTLAGAEGRAYALNESDQAVGSIDDGVVKAAFWERNGALQVIHDPASVFSEAYGINNSTWVVGAYQPAVAGKTGAATSRRMAIQTSETLRTSAVDSLGKRGAEESGATTVAVASENRAFLWRNGVQVDLNDFIDAASGWTLVEALGINNAAQIVGYGLYNGRKRAFLLSPSNNAAPKAADDAIRLAFVERMEIDVLANDRDEDGDSLVVASVTQGAFGAVGLTSAGRAVYTPGPAFDGEDAFTYVVSDGRGGQGEARVLITMAPEARPAAFALEPNYPNPFNPSTTITFALPEASHVVLEVFNLIGQRVDTLIDAPRPAGSHRIVFEAGALPGGVYLYRLRAGDFTASRKLLLLK, from the coding sequence ATGCTATTGCGCCCATCAAAAACGTTTCTGAGCGGCATTCTCGCCGGCGTCGCGTTCTGGCTCGTGAGCCCGACCGAGATCGCCGCGGCCGCTCGTGAACGAGCCGTGGACCCGCCCACCACCACCGGCATCTCCGATGTGACCGTCCTCGAGGATGCGGCGCCCACGGCCATCGATCTGTTCGCCGCCTTCGCCGACGACATCGACGCCGACGATGCGCTGCTGTACACTGTCGAATCCGTCTCGGTCGGCGGCCTTTTCACCACGGCCGTCGACGGCAACGCCGGCCTCCTCACGCTCACCTACCTGCCCAACGCTAACGGCTCGGCCGTTGTCACCTTACGCGCTACCGACACCGAAAATCTGTTTGTCGAAACCAGCTTCTCCGTCACCCTCACCCCCGTCAACGACGCCCCCGGTTTTACCCCGGGTGGCAATATCACCGTCAACGAGGATTCCGGCGCGCAGTCGTTCCCGAACTGGGCCACGGGCCTGGCGGCCGGGCCGGATAATGAAGATCAGGAGTTGACCTTCACGCTCGGCGTGGGTACGCCGTCACTTTTCTCCGTCCAGCCCGCTATTTCGTCGACCGGCACACTCTCCTTTACGCCGGCGCCCGGAGCCAGCGGCACGTCGTCGATCACGGCGACCCTCGTCGATAGCGAGGGCACCGCCAACGGCGGCACCAATTCCAGCGACCAGGAAACGTTTTCGATCACCATCGTCGCCCAGCTCGATCCGCCGACGACCAGCGGTATCGGCGATGTGTCCGTCCTCGAGGACGCCGCCAGCACCGGCATCGACCTCTTTGCCGCGTTTCAGGATCCTGATGATCCCGACGAGGCGCTCACCTTCAGCGTGGTGGGCAACAGCAACCCCGCGTTGTTCGCGAATCTGCCGATCGACCCCGCGGCCGGCACCCTGACGCTCGACTACGCCGGCAATGAGAACGGCTCGGCCGTCCTAACCGTCCGCGCGACCGATCCGACCGACCTCTTTGTCGAGACCTCGTTCACCGTGACGGTCACGGCCGTCAACGATGCGCCGTTTTTTACGAAGGGTGGAGATCAGTCCGTCGGTGAAGACGCCGGCGCACAGACGGTAGCCGGCTGGGCCAGCGGGATCGGCGCCGGGCCGGCCAACGAAGCATCCCAGACCCTCACCTTCTCCACCAGCGCCGCGAATAGCGCTCTGTTTTCCACCCAGCCGGCCGTTTCGGCCGCGGGGACCCTTACCTACACGCCGGCGCCCAACCTCAGCGGGTCCACCACCGTCACGGTCACCCTCGGTGATACCGGCGGCACGGCCAATGGCGGCGTCGACACCAGTGCGCCGCAGACCTTCCAGATTACGATCTCGGACACAAACGACCCGCCGACGACCTCCGGCATCGCCAATGTCACCGTGTTGGAGGATGCCGCTACTACGGGTATCGACCTCTTCGCGGCCTTTGCCGACCCCGAGGATGCGGACAATGCGCTGTCGTACTCCGTCCAGGCTAACACCAACGCCGCTCTGTTCGCCAGCGCCGCCATCAGCGCCGGCACCCTCACGCTCGACTATGCCGCAGACGCGAACGGCTCGGCGTCGATCACCGTGCGCGCCACCGATACCGGCGGTCAGTCTGTCGAGACCACGTTCACCGTCACCGTCACCCCCGTGAACGACGCCCCGTCGTTCACAAAAGGACCGGACCAGTCCCCCAGCGAGGACGGGCCGCCTGTCTCGGTGGCCAACTGGGCCTCCGCTATCAGCCCCGGGCCGGCGAACGAGAGCGCGCAGACGCTGACGTTCTCGATATCCAACACCAATACGGGCCTCTTCACCCAGCAGCCGGCCCTCTCCCCGACCGGTACACTCACCTACAACGTGGCCAACAACGTCAGCGGCACGGCGATCGTCACGGTCATTTTATCCGATAATGGCGGCACGGCCAACGGCGGCGTCGCCTCCAGCGCGCCGCAGACGTTCACCATCACCGTTTCCAACGTAAACGACGCACCGACATCGTCCGGCATCGCAAACGTGCAGGATCTGGAAGATGCGGCCAACCGGGTCGTGGATCTCTTCGCCGCCTTCGCGGACACCGAGGACGCCGACAACCAGCTCACCTACAGCGTCACCGCCAACACGAATGCGGCGCTGTTCTCGACCACGACGGTCAACGGAACGGCCGGCTCGCTGACGCTCGACTACGCCCCCGACGCGTTCGGGTCGGCGAACCTCACCGTCCGCGCCACCGACACCGGGGGCCTCTTTGTCGAAACCACCTTCTCCGTCGCCGTCGCCGCCGTCAACGACGCGCCTTCTTTTGTCAAGGGCGCCAACCAGAGTGTCGCGGAAGATTCAGGCGCCCAGCAGGTGGCCGGATGGGCCACCGGCATCTCTGTCGGCCCCGCGAACGAGGTGGGGCAGACGGTTTCGTTCCTGGTCTCGACCCCCTCGACCGCCCTGTTCAGCGCTCAGCCGGCGATCACCTCGGCCGGCGTGCTCAGTTACACACCGGCGCCCAGCACGAGCGGCACGGCAACGGTAACCGTCGTCCTTCAGGATAACGGCGGGGTGACCAACGGCGGAGTCGATCAGAGTACGGCGCAGACGTTTACGATCACGATCACCGGCGTGAACGATGTGCCCGTCGCGGTAAATGATGCCTACACGGTCACCGAGGGCCAGTCGCTGATCGCCGCGGCCGGCGGGTCACCGCCGGGTGTGCTGGACAACGACATCGATCCCGACGGGCAGACGCTCACGGCCACCGTCATCCAGCCGCCCCAGTACGCCTCCACCTGGTCGTTTAACACGAACGGCTCGTTCGTCTATGTCCACGACGGCTCCGAAAACACGGTCGACACCATCACCTATGTCGCCAGCGACGGCACAGCGACGTCCAACGTCGCCACCGTCACTCTGACGATCCGCGAGATCAACGACCCGCCGACCACGTCGGGCATCACCGGCATTACGGTCGTGGAAGACGCCGCCGACACCGTTATCTCCCTGTTCGACAGCTTCAGCGACCCGGACGATGCCGACAACACGCTGGTGTACAGCGTCCAGGCGAATACCAACGCCGCCCTTTTTGAATCCACCGCCATCAATGCCTCCACCGGATCGCTGACCCTCAACTATGCCCCGGATGCAAACGGCGCCGCGAGCCTGACGGTCCGTGCGACGGATCCGGGTGGGCTCTTCATTCAAGCCACCTTTACGGTCACCGTTACGGCCGTCAACGATGCTCCGACGATGACGCCGGGTGATAACATATCGATCGGGGAAGATGAAGGGCCCCAGTCGTTCCCGAACTGGGCGACAGGGATCGCCGCCGGCCCGTCGGATGAGGCCGTGCAAACGGTGTCCGTGAGCCTGACGAACGATAACCCCGCCCTTTTTGTCGTCCAGCCCACCCTGACCATCAATGGAGCCAACGGCACAATCACCTTTACACCGGCCGACAACGCCGGCGGCGTCGCCACCGTCACCATCCTGCTGAGCGACAACGGAGGCACCGTAAACGGCGGAGCCAACACCGCGACCTATACCTTCACCATCGCTGTAAACTCCGACAACGACCCGCCCACGGCCGTTGCCGTCCCGGACTCGACGGTCTTGGAAGACGCCGCGCCCATCGATTACAACCTCTATACGATCTTTGGCGACGAAGAAGACGCCGACGATCAGCTGGTCTTTTCGATCGAGGGGGAGGTCGATAGCACCCTCTTCGACACCTTCACTATCGCGGGCAACCCCGCCCTGCTCACCATCACGCTCCTGGCGGACGCCTCCGGCGATGGATCTATCACTGTACGCGCCACGGATACGGGCGGCCTGTGGAAGCAGGAGACGATCGGATTGACCGTCCTGCCCGTCAACGACGCCCCCACCTTCACCGCCGGCCCCGATCAAGCGCTGCCACAGAACGCCCCGTTGCAAAGCGTGCCGGGTTGGGCGACCGACATCAGCGCCGGCCCGGAAAACGAGACGGACCAGACCATCGATTTCCAGCTGACGACCGATAACGACGCACTTTTTGTCGCCCTGCCGGATATCAGCGCGGACGGCACCCTCACCTATGCGCCGGCGCCGGGCGACGACGTGTTCGGCGTGGCCACCGTCACCGTCACCCTCGTCGACGACGGCGGAACGACCAACGGCGGCAAGGACGCGAGTGAAGCGCAGACCTTCCAGATCACGATCGACCGCTTCAACACGGCCCCGAACGCCAGCGAGGACAATTACCTCGTCCGCCAGGGGGCGACGCTCACGGTGCCAGCCGTGGCCGGCGTGCTCGCGAACGACGCCGACGCCGAGGCCGACCCGCTCACCGCTCGCCTCGTGTCCCCCCCGAACAACGCGGCCACCTTCGTGCTCAACCCCGACGGCTCGTTTTCCTACCGCCACGACAACAGCCAGACGGTGGGCGACTCCTTCACCTATGCCGCGTTCGACGGCATCGACGAGTCCGACCCGACGACCGTCTTCATCGCCATCACGCCCTCCGGTACGCTCAGCCTCCCGGAAATCGTCGTGCTGGAAGATGCCGGCGATACGACGATCGACCTGCGCCCCGCCTTCGCCGCCCAGTTCCCTGAGGGAAGCATCCTGCATTACAGTCTCGTGACCGACCCCGTCCCGACGTTCTTCCGCGAGATCGCGATCGACTCCCTCGCCGGCACGGTGATCCTCAGCTACGCGACGAACCAGAACGGCCTTGCCAGCCTCAGCTTCCGCGCCACCACCGACGGCGGCACGCCACGCATCGCATCGGTCACGGTGACCGTCCTCCCTATAAACGACTCCCCCATCGCCGTCGACGATATCGCGGCGACGATCGAGAACGAGCCCGTCCTGGTGAACGTCCTGGCCAACGATGTCGACCCCGATGGCGACGACCTCCTCATCCAGAGCTTCTCCAGCCCCGACGTGGGCACTGTCCAGCCCGGCATCGACGGCACCTTCCTGTATAATCCGCCGGCCGACTTCACCGGCCGCGCCACGTTCAGTTATACGGTCGTTGATGACAGCAGCGCGACGGACCGGGCCACGGTTACAATCACCGTGTTCGCCGGCCGCTTCGATATCGTTGACATCGGGCGCGCAACCGACGATGTGAGCGCGGCATTCGGGATCAGCAACATCGGGGAGATCGTGGGCACGTCGCTCCTGGCCGGCGCTCCGACGCAGGCCTTTTCCTCCGAACAAGCGCTCGAAACCAGCGCCGCCAGCACGGCCTACGACGTCAACGACTTCGGGGCGGCCGTGGGCGCACACGTGTTTGACGGCTTCCTACTCGCGGCCCGGTGGGACTCCCTCGGCCTGACACGCCTCGGCGCGTTCGACGACCGGTCGAGCCTCGCCTACGGCATCAACAACGCAGGCCGGATCGTCGGCGCCTCGACCAGGGCTCAGTCCGACGTACTGCAGGCCTTCTTATGGAAAGAGGGACGACTGCATGCCTTGCAGACGGCGGAGGGGGTGGAAAGCCAGGCGTTCGACATCAGCGAGCGCGGCCTGGCCGCCGGCTACGCCGGCCCATCGGCGGTCCTGTGGGATGATGTAACCGTGGCGCGCACCCTCGCCGGCGCCGAAGGCCGGGCCTACGCCCTCAACGAGAGCGACCAGGCCGTGGGCAGCATCGACGACGGCGTCGTGAAGGCCGCTTTCTGGGAGCGCAACGGCGCGCTACAGGTCATCCACGACCCCGCCAGCGTGTTCAGTGAGGCGTACGGCATCAACAACTCGACCTGGGTCGTGGGCGCCTATCAGCCGGCCGTCGCCGGCAAGACCGGCGCCGCCACGAGCCGGCGGATGGCCATTCAAACCTCCGAAACCCTCCGGACCAGCGCCGTGGACTCGCTCGGGAAGCGGGGCGCGGAGGAGAGCGGTGCGACAACTGTCGCGGTCGCCAGCGAGAACCGGGCGTTCCTGTGGCGCAACGGCGTCCAGGTCGACCTCAACGACTTCATCGACGCGGCGTCCGGGTGGACGCTAGTCGAAGCGCTCGGCATCAACAATGCCGCTCAGATTGTCGGTTACGGGCTGTACAACGGGCGCAAGCGGGCCTTCCTGCTATCGCCCTCGAACAATGCCGCCCCGAAAGCGGCGGACGACGCGATTCGCCTGGCGTTTGTCGAGCGGATGGAGATCGATGTACTCGCCAATGACCGCGACGAAGACGGGGATTCGCTTGTCGTCGCCTCTGTGACGCAGGGAGCCTTCGGGGCGGTGGGCCTGACATCCGCCGGCCGCGCCGTCTACACGCCCGGGCCGGCGTTTGACGGGGAGGATGCCTTCACCTATGTCGTTAGCGACGGCCGGGGCGGTCAGGGCGAGGCCAGGGTGCTGATCACGATGGCCCCCGAGGCGCGGCCGGCGGCCTTTGCGCTGGAGCCCAACTACCCGAATCCGTTTAACCCTTCCACGACCATCACCTTCGCCCTGCCCGAGGCGTCGCATGTCGTACTGGAAGTCTTCAACCTGATCGGCCAGCGGGTCGATACCCTGATCGACGCGCCGCGGCCGGCGGGCAGCCACCGGATCGTGTTCGAAGCGGGTGCGCTCCCTGGAGGAGTGTACCTGTACCGCCTGCGCGCCGGCGATTTTACCGCCAGCCGGAAGCTACTCCTCCTGAAATGA
- the hemE gene encoding uroporphyrinogen decarboxylase — protein MHSFPPLQNDLLLRAARQEPTPRAPVWIMRQAGRYLPEYRAMRSEDAFFSLVRSPELAAEVTLQPLERFPLDAAIIFSDILVIPQAMGMTVEMVKGQGPVFTQPLDAPTDLARLQMPALQGALDYVFEALTLTRRRLAGRVPLIGFCGAPWTLMAYMVEGSGSKTFSHAKSWLYRHPEASHALLRDITDLLIEYLALQIDAGAQLVQVFDTWAGLLSPDSFDRFCLPYLVRLVDGVKARHPDVPVTVFARGAHHGLEALAESAYDVIGLDWTIDPREARRRVAGRAALQGNLDPCVLYASQETIRSAVRDMVQAFGPGGHIANLGHGMHPDHDPVHAGVFIEAVQEYSALYTASFQEE, from the coding sequence ATGCACTCGTTTCCCCCGCTTCAAAACGACCTGTTACTGCGGGCCGCCCGCCAGGAGCCTACGCCGCGCGCCCCCGTGTGGATCATGCGCCAGGCCGGCCGTTACCTGCCCGAATACCGCGCGATGCGGTCGGAGGACGCGTTTTTTTCGCTCGTTCGATCCCCCGAACTCGCCGCAGAGGTGACGCTGCAGCCGCTTGAACGCTTCCCGCTCGACGCGGCGATCATCTTCTCGGACATCCTGGTCATTCCCCAGGCCATGGGCATGACGGTGGAGATGGTGAAGGGGCAGGGGCCGGTGTTCACGCAGCCACTGGATGCTCCGACAGACCTCGCCCGGCTCCAGATGCCGGCGCTGCAAGGGGCGCTCGACTATGTTTTCGAGGCACTGACGCTGACGCGCCGCCGCCTCGCCGGCCGCGTCCCCCTCATCGGGTTCTGCGGGGCCCCGTGGACCCTCATGGCCTACATGGTCGAAGGATCGGGGAGCAAGACGTTCTCCCACGCCAAATCCTGGCTCTACCGCCACCCGGAGGCCAGCCATGCCCTCCTGCGCGACATCACCGATCTGCTGATCGAGTACCTCGCGCTCCAGATCGACGCCGGCGCCCAACTCGTCCAGGTCTTCGATACCTGGGCGGGTCTGCTCAGCCCCGACAGCTTCGACCGCTTCTGCCTGCCGTATCTCGTCCGCCTCGTCGATGGGGTCAAGGCACGGCATCCGGACGTGCCGGTGACGGTCTTCGCCCGCGGCGCGCACCATGGCCTCGAAGCGCTGGCGGAGTCGGCGTACGACGTGATCGGGTTGGACTGGACGATCGATCCCCGCGAGGCACGCCGGCGTGTGGCCGGCCGGGCAGCGCTTCAAGGCAATCTGGATCCCTGCGTCTTATATGCGTCGCAGGAAACGATCCGCTCGGCGGTGCGCGACATGGTCCAGGCCTTCGGGCCGGGCGGCCATATCGCCAATCTGGGGCATGGAATGCATCCGGACCACGACCCGGTCCATGCCGGCGTATTCATCGAAGCGGTGCAGGAGTACTCCGCTCTTTATACGGCGTCATTTCAGGAGGAGTAG